The Rhodopirellula bahusiensis genome window below encodes:
- a CDS encoding plasmid partition protein ParG, translating to MSKKITMTARPRAKPEIDKWVETRGSAVAEKPAVKPKRLTIDIDPSLHRRLKMSCVNRDIQIADLIRKLIQSELDSQEQTMPDR from the coding sequence ATGAGCAAGAAGATCACCATGACAGCCCGCCCCAGAGCGAAACCGGAAATCGACAAATGGGTGGAGACTCGAGGATCGGCCGTAGCAGAAAAACCAGCCGTCAAACCGAAACGCCTGACCATTGACATCGACCCGTCCCTTCACAGACGGCTAAAGATGAGCTGCGTGAACCGAGACATCCAAATCGCGGACTTGATTCGCAAGCTCATCCAGAGTGAACTCGATAGTCAAGAACAAACCATGCCAGACCGCTAA
- the parA gene encoding ParA family partition ATPase — protein MIYAFLNQKGGVGKTTLSIHTAAELSNRGRRVLLIDADPQGSSLGWSNHRETSNFTVVGMAKATIHKEIESLARDYDDVVIDGPPRVTELARSIILASNVVIIPLQPSPMDVWAAAETVDLVREAQMFNPEIKCCLVLNRKIANTAIGRDVREALKELEVPILKSDIGQRVAFAESAASGTTVLEQKRSKAAKETKKFVNELRRLP, from the coding sequence ATGATTTATGCATTCCTGAACCAAAAAGGTGGTGTCGGAAAGACAACACTCTCCATTCACACCGCCGCCGAGCTCTCCAACCGAGGACGACGAGTGCTGCTGATCGATGCGGATCCGCAGGGCAGTTCGCTTGGATGGTCGAACCATCGCGAGACGTCGAACTTCACGGTCGTCGGGATGGCCAAAGCGACCATCCACAAAGAGATCGAGAGTCTGGCCCGAGACTACGACGATGTTGTCATCGACGGTCCACCTCGAGTGACGGAACTGGCTCGATCGATCATTCTCGCTTCTAACGTGGTAATCATCCCACTCCAGCCATCGCCGATGGACGTTTGGGCTGCGGCCGAAACGGTTGACCTGGTTCGCGAAGCACAGATGTTCAATCCTGAGATCAAATGCTGCCTTGTACTGAATCGAAAGATCGCCAATACGGCAATTGGAAGAGATGTACGAGAGGCGTTGAAGGAACTTGAAGTGCCAATTCTCAAAAGCGACATCGGGCAACGGGTGGCCTTTGCCGAGAGTGCCGCGAGCGGGACAACGGTGCTGGAGCAAAAACGATCGAAAGCCGCGAAAGAAACTAAGAAATTTGTCAATGAACTAAGGAGGCTCCCATGA
- a CDS encoding ankyrin repeat domain-containing protein, whose product MRRGATMHARDLDGQCLLEVALRHGHPDLARRLLGLGAHPNEAIGKKGDHLIHLAARTGDIGFLAVLLEAEVNPDARGNLRRTALHYVTKGGLEFMASMLLENAANPDVTDARGNAPLHLASAANRLTMIRLLLKHNADASITNNQLYTPIHKAAAAGNTEAATLLLDHEQAIKPKHESAELARRVLRVAELHGQIETRSALAERLNCHASEPR is encoded by the coding sequence ATGCGAAGAGGCGCGACCATGCATGCTCGCGACCTCGATGGTCAATGTTTGTTGGAGGTTGCTCTGCGGCATGGGCATCCCGATCTCGCTCGGCGACTTTTGGGTTTGGGAGCCCATCCGAACGAGGCAATCGGAAAGAAGGGAGATCATCTGATCCATCTTGCCGCCCGCACCGGTGACATTGGTTTCCTAGCTGTCTTGCTCGAAGCGGAGGTAAACCCTGATGCTCGAGGAAACCTTCGACGCACGGCCCTTCACTACGTCACCAAGGGCGGGCTCGAGTTCATGGCAAGCATGCTGCTGGAGAATGCTGCCAATCCCGATGTGACCGATGCCCGCGGCAACGCCCCGCTGCACTTGGCATCAGCAGCGAACCGGCTCACCATGATCAGGCTGTTGCTGAAGCACAACGCTGATGCATCGATCACCAACAATCAGCTTTACACACCGATCCACAAGGCCGCAGCGGCCGGCAATACAGAAGCAGCAACATTGCTACTCGATCACGAGCAGGCAATCAAACCAAAGCATGAATCCGCCGAACTTGCCAGACGTGTTCTGCGGGTAGCCGAGCTTCACGGCCAAATAGAGACTCGGTCAGCCCTCGCGGAGCGGCTAAATTGCCACGCGTCCGAGCCGAGATAG
- a CDS encoding glycosyltransferase family 2 protein, producing the protein MQPEKCSTDLMFQCGLSQAVQEEKKDVTGVLQAERSRLKRDVDSFRIVRKKVVPPDPATPLVAMVVFNEMLRLPDTLRHYRSLGVERFAIIDNSSTDGTLDYLKYQPDVDIYSTDNRYRQSVGGSGWISALIHRHYGVNRWVLWSDADEQFVFDGFESRSLPELCQLLVSRNRQCVPALMVEMYSKDPVHEMELADEQRLLDCCNWFDGIGYQRSQVHISGEETGVKWSGGPGERVFGVNKGWQAKVPLIFWNAETWYWNPHVAYPFFLNTSLPTGALLHFKYLADFSGLVDREVKRNEHAYEALKYRQYHAYLSQTGEASLWCGMSVEYESSRSLIDSGLMTSVRWEGRA; encoded by the coding sequence TTGCAGCCGGAAAAATGCTCTACAGATCTGATGTTCCAGTGCGGGCTGTCTCAAGCGGTTCAAGAAGAAAAGAAGGACGTCACGGGGGTGTTGCAAGCCGAACGATCTCGTCTGAAACGTGACGTAGATTCATTCCGTATTGTGCGCAAAAAAGTCGTTCCACCGGACCCCGCAACTCCACTCGTAGCAATGGTTGTATTCAATGAAATGTTGCGACTCCCGGATACCCTTCGGCACTACCGCAGCCTGGGCGTCGAGCGATTCGCTATCATCGACAACTCCTCGACAGATGGGACGTTGGACTACTTGAAATACCAGCCCGATGTCGATATTTATTCGACAGACAATCGTTACCGGCAATCTGTTGGCGGGTCTGGGTGGATTTCTGCTCTGATTCATCGCCACTATGGTGTCAATCGTTGGGTGTTGTGGTCTGATGCGGACGAGCAGTTTGTTTTCGATGGCTTTGAGTCCAGGTCCCTACCTGAGCTGTGCCAGCTTTTGGTAAGTCGAAATAGACAGTGCGTTCCTGCCCTGATGGTGGAGATGTACTCGAAGGATCCGGTTCATGAAATGGAATTAGCAGACGAACAACGGTTGTTGGATTGTTGCAATTGGTTTGATGGGATCGGGTATCAGCGATCCCAGGTGCACATCAGCGGAGAAGAAACAGGCGTGAAATGGTCTGGCGGCCCAGGAGAGAGGGTCTTCGGGGTGAATAAAGGATGGCAGGCAAAGGTTCCTTTGATTTTTTGGAATGCTGAGACGTGGTATTGGAACCCGCATGTTGCCTACCCCTTCTTTTTAAACACATCGCTTCCGACAGGTGCCCTACTGCACTTTAAGTATCTCGCTGATTTTTCTGGCTTGGTTGATCGTGAAGTCAAGCGAAATGAACATGCGTACGAGGCGCTGAAGTATCGACAGTACCATGCATACCTGTCCCAAACGGGGGAAGCTTCGCTTTGGTGCGGAATGAGCGTTGAATACGAGTCATCCCGTTCGCTCATTGACTCAGGTTTGATGACATCGGTTCGATGGGAAGGTCGGGCGTAG
- a CDS encoding glycosyltransferase, with protein sequence MLITWELGGGLGHLTPIRTLAGKLLDRGHEVCLAVRDLVSAGSLFEGLPVSYYQSPHRIEPFRPEIDPPVTYEHMLHNIGFGTEPGLNALSSAWVQIFEHCKPDAVLFEHSPVAMFAARAYGFRKAVTGTGFTVPPTPLPLIRPWMRSDESGLQAGRRRTLSMVNAVAGRFGNPPLGDLSEIYGDADVFLRTYPELDHFGRRQAACYVGIDVDDNGKKPQWPYGDGPKIFAYLKPFQGFQDAILQIHRLKLPTIVFCPGLRKEDVVNLETAYPSMLFSTELLCMNHVAVHCDVAVCHGGHGMVARMLIAGVPVVAIPLQLEQTLLSQRLAESGAGIQLAIKDVSQLGEAINHILANEKYYQNAGRMSEAYFDEAKQGSWQRIAEWIDES encoded by the coding sequence GTGTTGATTACGTGGGAGCTTGGAGGAGGGCTCGGGCACCTCACGCCGATTCGTACGCTGGCCGGGAAACTGCTGGATCGCGGCCATGAAGTTTGCTTGGCAGTTCGTGATCTGGTATCGGCAGGAAGCCTCTTTGAAGGGCTTCCTGTCTCGTATTACCAATCGCCGCATCGAATTGAGCCGTTCAGGCCAGAAATTGATCCTCCGGTGACCTACGAACATATGCTACATAACATAGGTTTCGGTACGGAACCTGGATTGAACGCATTGAGTTCGGCGTGGGTTCAAATTTTTGAGCACTGTAAGCCGGATGCGGTTTTATTTGAGCACAGTCCCGTCGCGATGTTTGCTGCACGCGCATACGGCTTTCGAAAAGCGGTCACAGGGACCGGGTTTACGGTTCCGCCAACGCCTTTGCCGCTGATACGTCCTTGGATGCGATCAGACGAGTCAGGCTTGCAGGCAGGACGGCGAAGAACTCTTAGTATGGTGAACGCTGTTGCGGGTCGGTTTGGGAATCCACCGTTGGGAGATCTTTCAGAGATATACGGTGATGCCGACGTTTTTCTGCGGACCTATCCCGAACTCGACCACTTTGGTCGACGTCAGGCGGCCTGCTACGTCGGGATTGACGTCGACGACAACGGCAAGAAACCGCAATGGCCCTACGGCGACGGGCCAAAGATTTTTGCTTACCTGAAGCCGTTTCAAGGGTTCCAGGATGCAATTTTGCAAATCCACCGCCTTAAGCTTCCCACCATTGTATTTTGTCCTGGATTGCGGAAGGAAGATGTAGTCAATCTCGAGACGGCGTATCCTTCAATGCTATTTTCGACGGAGCTACTTTGCATGAATCATGTTGCAGTTCATTGTGACGTGGCGGTCTGTCATGGAGGCCATGGGATGGTCGCCAGGATGCTCATTGCGGGAGTTCCGGTGGTTGCAATCCCGCTGCAGCTAGAGCAGACGCTACTAAGTCAGCGGCTCGCTGAAAGCGGGGCCGGAATTCAGCTCGCAATCAAGGATGTTTCGCAGCTTGGTGAAGCAATCAATCACATTCTCGCGAATGAAAAATACTATCAAAACGCAGGGCGGATGTCCGAAGCATACTTTGACGAAGCCAAGCAGGGTTCATGGCAGCGCATCGCTGAGTGGATCGATGAATCGTAG
- a CDS encoding imm11 family protein — MEHSFAQWIPAFPDHYNDSPWVVHFNRDNLCGHWMDEGKRITNWDPTLTAVASDGPDASLDFMFADHAWPLFSSRLQRHFNKHYPETFQFLPFEFSPKDKSYINRDFAVGQCLHLVDGLDRERTSVDNDDWTPRANGTLRVNYPFHVIYDHVKDLPAFRLVGSPVQLFVRDDVQRSILDFGFSGCRFDPNNPICTVRNE, encoded by the coding sequence ATGGAACATTCGTTTGCACAGTGGATCCCCGCTTTCCCTGATCACTACAATGATTCTCCCTGGGTTGTCCATTTTAACCGCGACAATCTTTGCGGCCATTGGATGGATGAAGGTAAACGGATCACTAATTGGGATCCAACCTTGACTGCGGTGGCCTCGGACGGCCCAGATGCTTCGCTGGACTTCATGTTCGCAGATCATGCGTGGCCACTATTCTCAAGTCGACTTCAACGACATTTCAACAAGCACTACCCAGAGACTTTTCAATTCTTGCCGTTCGAATTTTCCCCGAAGGACAAGTCCTACATCAACAGAGACTTTGCGGTTGGTCAATGCTTACATCTAGTGGACGGCTTGGACCGAGAACGGACCAGTGTCGACAACGATGACTGGACGCCGCGAGCGAACGGAACGCTAAGAGTAAACTACCCATTCCATGTAATTTATGACCATGTCAAAGACCTACCAGCATTTCGTCTAGTCGGTAGTCCAGTGCAACTATTTGTCCGTGATGATGTTCAAAGATCCATCCTGGATTTCGGTTTCTCTGGTTGCCGATTCGACCCAAACAACCCCATCTGCACCGTCCGGAACGAATGA
- a CDS encoding AHH domain-containing protein: MTTRGATNLVEATFSDGTILNGTSIHPVWSLDRLEWVPLGELEIDEQVHSNDGPLQLVSSVFHHQPTDVYNIEVDCEHVYQVGNAGILVHNQYHHLVSHYSNAKRGWTRNWSEEGRQILANADVKLHGKYNLRYVPNHTGPHPELYHQRVFERLQSAVRGLTSHTPAYNKAVLDELDNIFAKLSADPINALKGIGL, encoded by the coding sequence ATCACAACACGCGGGGCAACCAACCTCGTCGAAGCCACCTTCAGCGACGGAACCATTCTCAATGGCACAAGCATCCACCCTGTCTGGTCCCTGGACCGGTTGGAATGGGTGCCGCTTGGTGAGCTAGAAATCGACGAACAAGTCCATAGCAACGATGGCCCCTTGCAACTTGTTTCTAGCGTTTTCCATCACCAGCCTACCGATGTTTACAATATCGAAGTCGATTGCGAGCACGTCTACCAGGTCGGTAACGCTGGAATTCTGGTGCACAACCAGTATCATCATTTGGTATCGCACTACTCGAATGCGAAGCGAGGCTGGACTAGAAACTGGAGTGAAGAAGGGCGACAAATCCTCGCAAATGCGGACGTAAAACTTCATGGAAAATACAACTTAAGGTACGTCCCCAACCATACTGGACCTCACCCTGAACTTTATCACCAAAGAGTTTTTGAGCGATTGCAAAGCGCGGTGCGAGGACTAACTTCACACACTCCTGCTTACAACAAAGCAGTCCTCGATGAACTCGATAATATATTTGCTAAGCTTAGCGCTGATCCGATTAATGCGTTGAAAGGAATTGGACTATAA
- a CDS encoding polymorphic toxin-type HINT domain-containing protein: protein MLKLSGSQYLLLIPKQFLERAYASNASESFSYDLGIAWEAPQAEPAIALPIAEVPLGSRIDSKNPEAFGAENPIPDAHESTWRLLSAEIEREDGARIEVELLRPLTWIEEQGFQAGAHLYLQLEELNVAGWATIRSIESCPPLSDGHGNLVTGRFVTRGATNLVEATFSDGTILNGTSIHPVWSLDRLEWVPLGELEIDEQVHSNDGPLQLVSRAFHHQPTDVYNVEVDCEHVYRVGDAGILVHNTCAGDHHMVPKSLGSSTPYRHSSLTPLTEAEHTALHAALNTHLRSVTKTIGGKVVDMMPRAYNSGAVVQRNFTRTERLKELAKFYRVYDGGKYMGDFLSELRIAIQNGWVA from the coding sequence ATACTGAAGCTTTCCGGCTCGCAATATCTTCTCCTGATCCCCAAACAGTTTCTCGAGCGAGCCTATGCCTCCAACGCAAGCGAGTCGTTCAGTTACGACCTTGGAATTGCATGGGAGGCCCCTCAGGCTGAGCCTGCAATCGCTCTCCCGATTGCAGAAGTTCCACTCGGCTCCCGAATCGACTCGAAGAACCCAGAAGCCTTCGGTGCCGAGAATCCGATTCCCGACGCACACGAATCAACATGGCGGCTGCTTTCTGCCGAGATCGAGCGTGAAGATGGAGCAAGGATCGAGGTTGAGCTTCTTCGCCCGCTAACGTGGATCGAGGAGCAGGGCTTCCAGGCGGGTGCACACCTTTACCTGCAGCTTGAAGAACTGAATGTTGCCGGCTGGGCAACCATCCGTTCCATTGAATCTTGCCCGCCCCTCTCTGACGGGCACGGCAACCTCGTCACTGGACGCTTCGTCACACGCGGGGCAACCAACCTCGTCGAAGCCACCTTCAGCGACGGAACCATTCTCAATGGCACGAGCATCCACCCTGTCTGGTCACTGGACCGACTGGAATGGGTGCCGCTCGGTGAACTCGAGATCGACGAACAAGTCCATAGCAATGATGGCCCCTTGCAACTTGTTTCTCGAGCCTTCCATCACCAGCCTACCGATGTTTACAATGTCGAAGTCGACTGCGAGCATGTCTACCGGGTCGGTGACGCTGGTATTCTGGTGCACAATACTTGCGCTGGCGACCACCACATGGTACCCAAGTCGCTCGGAAGCAGCACACCTTATCGTCATTCATCGCTCACACCGTTGACCGAAGCGGAACACACAGCGTTGCACGCAGCTTTGAACACGCACTTGCGCAGCGTAACCAAAACTATTGGAGGGAAGGTAGTAGACATGATGCCTAGGGCTTATAATTCTGGAGCGGTCGTTCAACGAAACTTTACTCGAACCGAAAGGCTAAAAGAACTTGCAAAGTTCTACCGAGTCTATGACGGCGGGAAATACATGGGAGATTTCTTATCTGAACTGAGAATCGCTATCCAAAATGGATGGGTTGCCTGA
- a CDS encoding imm11 family protein, with amino-acid sequence MNYFRLDIEVDDCNARFIGVDHEDENGNWHDVWSFSKRETINDVPFRFSVFEEGAKRDFTISSFNIPVVSKAFKAAIAPLVENDVQFVPLTLGNESLYGMNILSALQAIDYGRSLLDIGGEDTAFAGKIRGYVKLAIDETKAGDSHCFRLTEFPVPIIVSEVLMKACLSARLTGMAFEKCNRASTGM; translated from the coding sequence ATGAACTACTTCCGTTTGGACATTGAAGTTGACGACTGTAATGCTAGGTTCATAGGCGTTGATCACGAAGACGAAAATGGGAACTGGCACGACGTCTGGTCATTCTCAAAACGAGAGACTATTAATGACGTCCCATTTCGATTTTCCGTCTTCGAGGAAGGGGCAAAGCGTGATTTTACAATATCATCCTTCAATATCCCGGTCGTATCCAAAGCATTCAAAGCTGCTATTGCTCCGCTCGTTGAGAACGACGTTCAATTTGTGCCACTGACACTCGGCAACGAATCGTTATACGGGATGAATATACTGTCAGCCTTGCAGGCAATCGATTACGGCAGATCGCTGCTCGACATCGGCGGAGAGGACACCGCATTCGCAGGCAAGATTCGCGGGTACGTAAAGCTTGCAATCGACGAAACGAAGGCGGGAGACTCTCACTGCTTTAGATTAACTGAATTCCCGGTGCCAATTATCGTCAGTGAGGTTCTAATGAAAGCATGCCTATCAGCTCGCCTCACGGGAATGGCCTTTGAAAAATGCAATAGAGCCAGCACTGGAATGTAG